In a genomic window of Streptomyces sp. NBC_01142:
- a CDS encoding DUF397 domain-containing protein — MSDRLTWFKSSYSDSEGSACIEVALDWRKSTHSDSQGGDCVEVASCPHTVHVRDSKLGEAGPSFDIPAAAWTAFLGELHP, encoded by the coding sequence ATGAGCGACCGACTTACGTGGTTCAAGTCCAGCTACAGCGACAGCGAAGGCAGCGCCTGCATAGAGGTCGCCCTGGACTGGCGTAAGTCCACACACAGCGACAGCCAGGGCGGCGACTGCGTAGAGGTCGCCTCCTGCCCCCACACCGTCCACGTCCGCGACTCCAAGCTCGGTGAGGCCGGCCCGAGCTTTGACATTCCGGCCGCCGCGTGGACCGCGTTCCTCGGCGAGCTGCACCCGTAG